A window of the Enterobacteriaceae bacterium 4M9 genome harbors these coding sequences:
- a CDS encoding YdiU family protein codes for MTTHPEFTNTWHDRLPDFYTALNPTPLDNGRLLWHNAALARELELDASLFSEASIWGGEALLPGMQPLAQVYSGHQFGVWAGQLGDGRGILLGEQRLRDGRQYDWHLKGAGLTPYSRMGDGRAVVRSSVREALASEALHHLGIPTTRALSIVTSDTPVYRESVERAAMLMRIAQSHLRFGHVEHFYYRREPEKVQQLVDYAIERHWPQLAAESDRYLVWFRDVVARTARLIAQWQCVGFAHGVMNTDNMSLLGLTLDYGPYGFLDDWQPGFICNHSDYQGRYAFDNQPAAGLWNLQRLAQALSALIDVDGLNEALGGYQETLMREYGVRMRAKLGFMTPQQEDNALLSELLTLMEKEGSDFTRTFRLLSETEQQQAASPLRDEFIDRASFDAWFARYRSRLACDGVADSARQQAMKAVNPAVVLRNWLAQRAIEGAERDDPAELERLLAALSNPFADRDDDYVRRPPDWGRHLEVSCSS; via the coding sequence ATGACAACTCACCCCGAATTTACTAATACCTGGCACGACAGGCTGCCTGATTTTTATACTGCGCTTAATCCCACACCGCTCGATAACGGTCGGCTGCTGTGGCATAACGCCGCGCTGGCGCGTGAGCTGGAACTGGATGCCTCACTGTTCAGCGAGGCGAGTATCTGGGGCGGCGAGGCGCTGCTGCCAGGTATGCAGCCTCTGGCTCAGGTTTACAGCGGCCATCAATTCGGCGTCTGGGCCGGCCAGCTTGGCGATGGGCGCGGTATTCTGCTTGGTGAGCAGCGTCTGCGTGACGGCAGGCAGTATGACTGGCATCTCAAAGGTGCCGGGCTCACGCCGTATTCGCGCATGGGCGACGGCCGTGCAGTGGTTCGCTCCAGCGTGCGTGAGGCGCTGGCATCAGAAGCACTGCATCACTTAGGCATTCCGACAACCCGCGCGCTGAGCATAGTGACAAGCGACACACCGGTTTACCGCGAGAGTGTCGAGCGCGCTGCCATGCTGATGCGTATCGCACAAAGCCATCTGCGCTTTGGCCACGTTGAGCATTTTTACTACCGCCGTGAGCCAGAAAAGGTGCAGCAACTGGTGGATTATGCCATTGAGCGCCACTGGCCGCAGTTGGCAGCGGAGTCTGATCGTTACCTGGTGTGGTTTCGTGACGTGGTGGCGCGTACTGCACGTTTAATCGCGCAGTGGCAGTGCGTGGGTTTTGCGCACGGTGTGATGAACACCGACAATATGTCGCTACTTGGGCTGACGCTCGACTACGGCCCGTATGGTTTCCTGGATGACTGGCAGCCGGGTTTTATCTGTAATCATTCTGATTACCAGGGGCGCTATGCGTTTGATAACCAGCCCGCAGCCGGGCTGTGGAACCTGCAACGGCTGGCACAGGCGCTGTCAGCGCTGATTGATGTTGATGGACTCAATGAGGCGCTCGGTGGTTATCAGGAAACGTTGATGCGTGAATATGGCGTGCGCATGCGTGCAAAGCTTGGGTTTATGACGCCGCAGCAGGAGGACAATGCGCTACTGAGCGAACTGCTGACGCTGATGGAGAAAGAAGGCAGTGATTTTACCCGCACGTTCCGGCTGTTAAGCGAAACCGAGCAACAGCAGGCAGCATCGCCGTTGCGCGATGAATTTATCGACAGAGCGTCGTTTGATGCCTGGTTCGCCCGCTATCGCTCAAGGTTAGCGTGTGATGGCGTTGCCGACAGCGCGCGCCAGCAGGCGATGAAGGCGGTGAATCCGGCGGTGGTGTTGCGCAACTGGTTAGCACAGCGGGCGATAGAAGGAGCCGAGCGTGACGACCCGGCAGAGCTGGAGCGGCTGCTGGCAGCGTTAAGCAATCCGTTTGCCGACAGGGATGATGACTATGTGCGCCGCCCGCCGGACTGGGGCAGACACCTTGAAGTTAGCTGTTCAAGCTAA
- the btuC gene encoding vitamin B12 ABC transporter permease BtuC — MLPFIAKQRRRERRWLICLVLLLLVAAVLSLCVGERWIGPGEWLSESGQLFVGQIRLPRTLAVLLVGAALAVTGAAMQALFDNPLAEPGLLGVANGAGVALVGGVLLGQGALPDWGLGACAIAGALVATLVLLRFARRHLSISRLLLAGVALGIICSALMTWAVYFSTSLDLRQLMYWMMGGFGGVSWDQGWLMAALLPVLIWLCGCARALNLLALGESSARQLGLPLWLWRNLLVAATGWLVGVSVALAGAIGFIGLVIPHILRLRGITDHRILLPASALAGAVTLLLADIIARQALSAAELPIGVVTATLGAPAFIWLLLKTR; from the coding sequence ATGCTGCCTTTTATTGCCAAACAACGCCGCCGTGAACGCCGCTGGCTTATTTGCCTCGTGCTGTTGCTGCTTGTCGCGGCAGTGCTCAGCTTGTGTGTGGGCGAGCGCTGGATTGGGCCGGGCGAATGGTTGAGCGAATCGGGTCAGCTTTTTGTCGGGCAGATTCGGTTGCCACGTACGCTTGCCGTGCTGCTGGTAGGGGCCGCACTTGCGGTCACCGGAGCGGCTATGCAGGCGCTGTTTGATAATCCGCTCGCAGAGCCTGGGCTGCTGGGTGTGGCCAACGGTGCGGGGGTGGCGCTGGTGGGGGGCGTGCTGCTGGGCCAGGGCGCGCTGCCAGACTGGGGGCTGGGTGCCTGCGCTATCGCCGGGGCACTGGTGGCAACACTGGTATTGCTGCGTTTTGCGCGCCGACATCTTTCCATCAGTCGCCTGCTGTTGGCGGGGGTAGCGCTGGGGATAATCTGTAGCGCGTTGATGACCTGGGCGGTATATTTTTCGACCAGTCTCGACTTGCGCCAGCTTATGTACTGGATGATGGGCGGCTTTGGCGGCGTGAGCTGGGACCAGGGCTGGCTAATGGCTGCGCTGCTACCGGTGCTTATCTGGCTGTGCGGTTGTGCGCGTGCGCTGAACTTGCTGGCATTGGGCGAGTCATCCGCGCGCCAGCTTGGCCTGCCGCTGTGGCTGTGGCGTAACCTGCTGGTTGCGGCAACGGGCTGGCTGGTAGGGGTTAGCGTAGCGCTGGCAGGGGCTATCGGTTTTATCGGTCTGGTCATACCGCACATTCTGCGCCTGCGTGGTATTACCGATCATCGCATTCTGTTACCCGCCAGTGCGCTGGCGGGGGCTGTCACGCTGCTGCTGGCAGACATCATTGCCCGCCAGGCGCTGAGTGCGGCGGAGTTGCCCATCGGCGTAGTAACGGCCACCCTGGGCGCGCCAGCCTTTATCTGGTTACTGCTAAAAACACGCTAA
- a CDS encoding 3-deoxy-7-phosphoheptulonate synthase: MNKTDELRSARIDSLVTPAELAGRYPVTHVVAEHVSTARRRIERILNGEDKRLLVIIGPCSIHDPDAALDYARRLQAMRERYGNRLEIVMRTYFEKPRTVVGWKGLISDPDLNGSCRVNAGLEQARRLLLQVNELGVPTATEFLDMVTGQFIADLISWGAIGARTTESQIHREMASALSCPVGFKNGTDGNTRIAVDAIRASRVSHMFLSPDKHGQMTIYQTSGNPYGHIIMRGGKRPNYHAEDIAAACATLGEFDLPEHLVVDFSHGNCQKQHRRQLEVCEDICQQIRAGSRAVAGVMVESFIEEGTQPIVSGEALVYGKSITDPCLSWAQSEALLATLAAAVDSRF, translated from the coding sequence ATGAATAAAACAGATGAACTGCGCAGCGCCCGCATTGACAGTCTGGTTACGCCCGCTGAACTTGCCGGGCGTTATCCTGTCACCCACGTGGTGGCCGAACACGTCAGCACCGCGCGCCGCCGCATTGAGCGTATTCTTAATGGTGAAGACAAACGGCTGCTGGTTATCATCGGTCCCTGCTCCATCCACGATCCCGATGCCGCCCTCGATTACGCACGTCGCCTCCAGGCTATGCGTGAACGCTACGGCAACCGCCTTGAAATTGTAATGCGCACCTATTTCGAGAAACCACGCACCGTGGTGGGCTGGAAGGGGCTGATTTCCGACCCGGATCTTAACGGTAGCTGTCGCGTTAACGCCGGTCTTGAGCAGGCGCGCCGCCTGCTGTTGCAGGTTAACGAACTGGGCGTACCGACTGCCACCGAGTTTCTGGATATGGTGACAGGCCAGTTTATTGCCGACCTTATCAGCTGGGGCGCGATTGGCGCGCGTACTACCGAAAGCCAGATCCACCGCGAGATGGCCTCAGCGCTCTCCTGCCCGGTCGGTTTTAAAAACGGTACCGATGGCAATACCCGCATTGCCGTTGACGCGATACGCGCCTCACGCGTCAGCCATATGTTTCTGTCGCCGGATAAGCACGGACAAATGACTATCTACCAGACCAGCGGCAACCCCTACGGCCATATCATTATGCGGGGCGGCAAACGTCCTAACTATCACGCCGAGGATATAGCGGCTGCCTGTGCTACCCTGGGCGAGTTTGACTTGCCCGAACACCTGGTGGTGGACTTCAGCCACGGCAACTGCCAGAAACAGCACCGCCGCCAGCTTGAAGTATGCGAAGATATTTGCCAGCAGATTCGTGCCGGTTCGCGTGCGGTGGCGGGCGTCATGGTGGAAAGCTTTATTGAAGAAGGCACACAGCCCATCGTCAGCGGCGAAGCGCTGGTTTACGGCAAATCCATTACCGATCCGTGCCTGAGCTGGGCGCAGAGCGAAGCACTGCTGGCAACACTTGCTGCGGCTGTCGACAGCCGTTTTTAA
- a CDS encoding kinase/pyrophosphorylase: MDTFVDRHVFYISDGTAITAEVLGHAVLSQFPVTINSITLPFVETESRARAVKEQIDAIWQQTGERPLVFFSIVLPEIRSIIMESQGFCQDIVQALVAPLQSELKLDPTPVAHRTHGLTPGNLNRYDARIAAIDYTLAHDDGISMRNLDQAQVILLGVSRCGKTPTSLYLAMQYGIRAANYPFIADDMDNLQLPTTLKPLQHKLFGLTINPERLAAIREERRENSRYASLRQCRMEVAEVEALYRKHQIRYLNSTNYSVEEIATKIMDIAGLSRRMY, from the coding sequence ATGGATACGTTTGTTGACCGCCACGTCTTTTATATTTCTGACGGCACCGCGATTACCGCCGAAGTGCTTGGCCATGCGGTGCTCTCGCAGTTCCCGGTTACCATTAACAGCATTACGCTGCCTTTTGTCGAAACCGAAAGCCGCGCCCGCGCGGTGAAAGAGCAGATTGATGCTATCTGGCAGCAGACCGGTGAGCGTCCGCTGGTGTTTTTCTCCATCGTGCTGCCCGAGATTCGCAGCATCATTATGGAAAGCCAGGGTTTTTGTCAGGACATCGTGCAGGCGCTGGTCGCACCGCTGCAAAGTGAGTTGAAGCTTGATCCCACGCCGGTCGCGCACCGTACACACGGCCTCACACCCGGCAACCTGAACCGTTACGATGCGCGTATTGCCGCCATTGACTATACGCTGGCGCACGATGACGGTATTTCGATGCGCAACCTCGACCAGGCGCAGGTGATTTTGCTGGGCGTCTCGCGTTGTGGCAAAACCCCTACCAGCCTGTATCTTGCTATGCAGTACGGCATCCGTGCTGCCAACTATCCGTTTATTGCCGATGATATGGATAACCTGCAGCTTCCCACCACACTCAAGCCGTTGCAGCACAAACTGTTCGGACTGACTATCAACCCGGAACGGCTGGCCGCTATTCGTGAAGAACGTCGGGAAAACAGCCGCTATGCCTCACTGCGCCAGTGCCGTATGGAAGTGGCGGAAGTTGAGGCGCTGTATCGTAAACACCAGATTCGCTATCTCAACAGCACCAATTATTCAGTGGAAGAAATCGCAACCAAAATTATGGACATTGCCGGATTAAGTCGCCGCATGTACTAG
- the pheT gene encoding phenylalanine--tRNA ligase subunit beta, which translates to MKFSELWLREWVNPALDSAALSEQITMAGLEVDGVEPVAGEFHGVVVGEVVECGQHPNADKLRVTKVNVGGDRLLDIVCGAANCRQGLKVAVATIGAVLPGDFKIKAAKLRGEPSEGMLCSFSELGISDDHSGIIELPHDAPIGTDIREYLKLDDNTIEISVTPNRADCLGIMGVARDVAVLNQQPLNTPDMSAVAPTITDTLAIRVEATQACPRYLGRVVKGIDVTAPTPLWMKEKLRRCGIRSIDAVVDVTNYVLLELGQPMHAFDLDRIDGGIVVRMAKEGEKLTLLDGSEAQLNDDTLVIADHSKALAMGGIFGGEHSGVNGETRNVLLECAFFNPLSITGRARRHGLHTDASHRYERGVDSALQFQAMERATRLLIDLCGGEAGPIIDTTSKADLPKPATITLRRSKLDRLIGHVVPDAQVSDILRRLGCDVTEGNGEWTAVAPSWRFDMAIEEDLVEEVARVYGYNSIPDKPLMASLMMGTHREANLSLKRVKNMLVDKGYQEVITYSFVDPKIQQLLHPQQEALILPSPISSEMSAMRLSLWSGLLGAVVYNQNRQQNRVRLFESGLRFVPDTQADLGIRQDVMLAGVICGNRYEEHWDLEKNAVDFYDLKGDLESVLELTGELSDIEFRAEANPALHPGQSAAIYLKGERIGFIGVVHPELERKLDLNGRTLVFELLWERIANRRIPQAQEVSRFPANRRDIAVVVAENVPAAEIITECKKVGANQVVGVNLFDVYRGKGVAEGYKSLAISLILQDTSRTLEEDEIAATVAKCVAALKERFQASLRD; encoded by the coding sequence ATGAAATTCAGTGAACTGTGGTTACGCGAATGGGTTAATCCGGCGTTAGACAGCGCAGCGCTGTCTGAGCAAATTACCATGGCAGGCCTGGAAGTCGATGGCGTTGAGCCGGTGGCAGGTGAATTCCATGGCGTTGTTGTGGGTGAAGTGGTTGAGTGTGGCCAGCATCCGAATGCTGACAAACTGCGCGTAACGAAGGTCAATGTGGGCGGCGATCGCCTGCTTGATATCGTCTGCGGTGCGGCAAACTGCCGCCAGGGCCTGAAAGTCGCAGTCGCCACCATCGGTGCTGTGCTGCCGGGCGATTTCAAAATTAAAGCGGCGAAGCTTCGCGGTGAGCCGTCTGAGGGCATGCTGTGCTCGTTTTCTGAGCTGGGTATTTCCGACGATCACAGCGGTATCATTGAGCTGCCGCATGATGCGCCGATTGGCACCGACATTCGCGAATACCTGAAGCTTGACGATAACACCATCGAAATCAGCGTGACGCCGAACCGTGCCGATTGCTTAGGCATTATGGGTGTTGCGCGTGATGTGGCGGTGTTAAACCAGCAGCCATTGAACACGCCGGACATGTCCGCCGTGGCGCCGACCATTACCGACACGCTGGCGATTCGCGTTGAAGCAACCCAGGCGTGCCCGCGCTATCTGGGGCGCGTGGTGAAAGGCATTGATGTCACCGCGCCAACGCCGCTGTGGATGAAAGAAAAACTGCGCCGCTGCGGCATTCGTTCTATTGATGCGGTGGTTGATGTCACCAACTACGTACTGCTTGAACTGGGCCAGCCGATGCATGCCTTCGACCTGGACCGCATTGATGGCGGTATTGTGGTGCGTATGGCAAAAGAGGGTGAGAAGCTGACGCTGCTCGACGGCAGCGAAGCGCAGCTTAATGACGACACGCTGGTAATTGCTGACCACAGCAAGGCATTGGCAATGGGTGGTATTTTTGGCGGTGAGCACTCTGGCGTGAACGGGGAAACCCGCAACGTGCTGCTGGAGTGCGCATTCTTTAATCCGCTGTCTATTACCGGGCGCGCACGTCGCCACGGTCTGCATACCGATGCCTCTCACCGTTATGAGCGCGGCGTGGATTCTGCGCTGCAATTTCAGGCGATGGAGCGTGCAACCCGCCTACTTATTGACCTTTGCGGCGGCGAAGCTGGCCCGATTATTGATACCACCAGTAAAGCCGACCTGCCAAAACCCGCTACCATCACTTTGCGCCGCAGCAAACTGGACCGCCTGATTGGTCACGTTGTGCCGGATGCACAGGTGAGCGATATTCTGCGCCGCCTGGGCTGTGACGTAACGGAAGGTAACGGCGAGTGGACTGCGGTTGCGCCGTCCTGGCGTTTCGATATGGCTATCGAAGAAGACCTGGTCGAAGAAGTGGCTCGCGTCTACGGCTATAACAGCATTCCTGATAAGCCGCTGATGGCGAGCCTGATGATGGGTACGCACCGCGAGGCGAATCTTTCTCTCAAGCGCGTGAAAAATATGCTGGTGGACAAAGGCTACCAGGAAGTCATCACCTACAGCTTCGTTGACCCGAAAATTCAGCAGCTGCTGCACCCGCAGCAAGAGGCGCTGATTCTGCCTAGCCCGATTTCCAGCGAAATGTCTGCAATGCGTCTGTCGCTGTGGAGCGGCCTGCTGGGCGCGGTGGTGTACAACCAGAACCGTCAGCAGAACCGTGTACGCCTGTTTGAAAGCGGTCTGCGTTTTGTTCCTGATACGCAGGCAGACCTGGGCATTCGCCAGGATGTTATGCTGGCAGGGGTGATTTGCGGAAATCGCTATGAAGAGCATTGGGACCTGGAAAAAAACGCCGTTGATTTCTATGATTTAAAAGGCGATCTCGAATCAGTGCTTGAACTGACCGGTGAACTTTCTGATATTGAGTTCCGTGCAGAAGCGAACCCGGCCTTGCATCCTGGTCAGAGTGCTGCCATTTATTTAAAAGGCGAGCGCATTGGTTTCATTGGTGTTGTCCATCCAGAACTGGAGCGTAAGCTGGACCTGAACGGCCGCACGTTGGTGTTTGAACTGCTCTGGGAGCGTATCGCAAACCGCCGTATACCGCAGGCGCAGGAGGTTTCTCGCTTCCCTGCTAACCGTCGTGATATCGCAGTTGTAGTCGCTGAAAACGTTCCCGCAGCAGAAATTATCACCGAATGTAAGAAAGTTGGCGCAAATCAGGTAGTTGGCGTAAACTTATTTGATGTGTACCGCGGTAAGGGTGTTGCTGAAGGATATAAGAGCCTGGCTATCAGTCTTATTCTTCAGGATACCAGCCGTACACTCGAAGAAGATGAGATTGCCGCTACCGTTGCTAAATGCGTTGCGGCACTAAAAGAGCGATTCCAGGCATCATTGAGGGATTGA
- the pheS gene encoding phenylalanine--tRNA ligase subunit alpha, which translates to MSHLAELVASATAAINEAQDVAALDNVRVEYLGKKGHLTLQMTTLRELPPEERSAAGAVINEAKEQVQQVLNARKAALEGAALNARLAAETIDVSLPGRRVENGGLHPVTRTIDRIESFFGELGFTVATGPEIEDDYHNFDALNIPGHHPARADHDTFWFDATRLLRTQTSGVQIRTMKGQQPPIRIIAPGRVYRNDYDQTHTPMFHQMEGLIVDTNISFTNLKGTLHDFLRNFFEEDLQVRFRPSYFPFTEPSAEVDVMGKNGKWLEVLGCGMVHPNVLRNVGIDPEVYSGFAFGMGMERLTMLRYGVTDLRAFFENDLRFLKQFK; encoded by the coding sequence ATGTCACATCTCGCAGAGCTGGTTGCCAGCGCAACGGCAGCCATCAATGAGGCTCAGGATGTCGCGGCACTGGATAACGTGCGCGTTGAATATCTGGGCAAGAAAGGGCACCTGACCCTTCAGATGACCACCCTGCGCGAACTGCCGCCGGAAGAACGCTCCGCCGCAGGCGCGGTGATTAACGAAGCCAAAGAGCAGGTGCAGCAGGTTCTCAACGCGCGTAAAGCCGCGCTTGAAGGTGCTGCGCTGAACGCTCGCCTGGCGGCTGAAACCATCGACGTTTCGCTTCCAGGTCGCCGTGTTGAAAATGGTGGCCTGCACCCGGTAACGCGTACTATCGACCGTATTGAAAGTTTCTTCGGTGAGCTTGGTTTTACCGTGGCGACCGGTCCGGAAATTGAAGACGACTACCATAACTTCGACGCGCTCAATATTCCGGGTCATCATCCGGCACGAGCTGACCACGACACTTTCTGGTTCGACGCCACCCGTTTGTTGCGCACGCAGACTTCAGGTGTGCAAATCCGCACAATGAAAGGCCAGCAGCCGCCGATTCGTATCATCGCGCCGGGCCGCGTCTACCGTAACGACTACGATCAGACCCACACCCCGATGTTCCACCAGATGGAAGGTCTGATTGTTGACACCAACATCAGCTTCACCAACCTCAAAGGCACGCTGCACGACTTCTTGCGCAACTTCTTTGAAGAAGATTTGCAAGTGCGCTTCCGTCCGTCATATTTCCCGTTTACCGAGCCGTCTGCTGAAGTGGATGTGATGGGGAAAAACGGTAAATGGCTGGAAGTGCTGGGCTGTGGCATGGTGCACCCGAACGTATTGCGCAACGTCGGCATTGACCCAGAAGTGTACTCTGGCTTTGCCTTCGGCATGGGCATGGAGCGTCTTACCATGTTGCGCTATGGCGTGACCGATTTGCGCGCGTTCTTCGAAAACGATCTGCGTTTCCTCAAACAGTTTAAATAA
- the btuE gene encoding glutathione peroxidase (similar to glutathione peroxidase; member of the btuCED operon which is required for vitamin B12 transport across the inner membrane), translated as MQDILNTPVTTIDGENTSLAQWQGKVLLIVNVASKCGLTPQYEQLEALQEARAAEGFSVLGFPCNQFLGQEPGSEEEIKTFCSMTYGVTFPLFSKVEVNGEQRHPLYQKLIAAAPDAIAPQVKGDILWNFEKFLIGRDGQVIARFSPDTTPDDPALTQAIDAALAK; from the coding sequence ATGCAGGATATTCTGAATACCCCGGTGACAACGATTGATGGCGAGAATACCTCGCTCGCGCAGTGGCAGGGCAAGGTGCTGCTCATTGTTAACGTCGCGTCGAAATGCGGTCTGACGCCGCAGTACGAACAGCTGGAGGCATTGCAGGAAGCGCGTGCAGCGGAAGGCTTCAGCGTGCTGGGCTTTCCCTGCAATCAGTTCCTTGGGCAGGAACCGGGCAGTGAAGAAGAGATCAAAACGTTTTGCAGCATGACTTACGGCGTCACTTTCCCCCTGTTTAGCAAGGTTGAGGTCAACGGCGAGCAGCGTCATCCGCTGTATCAGAAGCTGATTGCTGCCGCGCCTGACGCTATTGCGCCGCAGGTAAAAGGCGATATTTTGTGGAATTTTGAAAAATTCCTGATTGGTCGTGACGGCCAGGTCATTGCACGTTTCTCGCCGGATACCACGCCAGATGACCCGGCACTGACGCAGGCCATTGATGCGGCGCTGGCGAAATAA
- the btuD gene encoding vitamin B12 ABC transporter ATP-binding protein BtuD: MTVLLRLEELALHGRVRPTSAQVQRGELLHLIGPNGAGKSSLLGLMAGLLSGEGRIFFDYKALADWQPTALAQRRALLQQQQTPPFAMPLWHFLSLHQLDGAREAALLAQAQAFGLEDKLNRLVSALSGGEWQRARLAAVLLQLGNHDCLNGKLLLLDEPMNSLDVAQQAALDRQLQALCFAGATVVMSSHDLNYSLRHAAKVWLIERGRLLAQGKPEDVLTPDRLTPVYDVPFRRLEVEGVKVLISSQ, encoded by the coding sequence ATGACGGTACTTCTGCGCCTGGAAGAGCTTGCGCTGCATGGACGAGTGAGGCCGACGAGCGCACAGGTGCAGCGCGGTGAGTTATTACATCTCATCGGTCCCAATGGCGCAGGCAAAAGCTCGCTGCTGGGGCTGATGGCCGGGCTGCTCAGTGGTGAAGGGCGTATTTTTTTTGACTATAAAGCCCTTGCTGACTGGCAGCCAACGGCGCTGGCGCAGCGGCGGGCGCTGCTGCAACAGCAACAAACGCCGCCATTTGCCATGCCGTTATGGCATTTCCTGAGCCTGCACCAGCTTGATGGTGCCCGTGAGGCCGCGTTGCTTGCACAGGCGCAGGCGTTTGGTCTTGAAGATAAGCTCAACAGGCTGGTCTCAGCACTCTCCGGTGGCGAATGGCAGCGCGCACGCCTGGCCGCTGTGTTGCTGCAGCTGGGCAACCATGACTGCCTGAACGGCAAGTTACTGCTGCTTGATGAGCCGATGAACAGCCTGGATGTTGCACAACAGGCTGCGCTGGACAGGCAATTACAAGCTCTTTGTTTTGCAGGTGCAACGGTAGTGATGAGCAGTCACGATCTTAATTACAGCCTGCGCCACGCCGCAAAAGTATGGCTGATTGAGCGTGGAAGACTGCTGGCCCAGGGCAAGCCTGAGGACGTACTTACCCCGGACAGGCTGACGCCCGTTTATGATGTACCGTTTCGACGACTCGAGGTTGAGGGCGTTAAAGTGCTGATTTCGTCGCAATAG
- a CDS encoding endopeptidase — MRLWLLLVATLVLVGCSHRSAPPPNARLSDSIMVIAQLNDQLNNWRGTPYRYGGMSRSGVDCSGFVALTFSSRFALDLPRETRSQAEVGTRIAKEELLPGDLVFFKTGGGENGLHVGIYDTDNQFIHASTSRGVMRSSLNNVYWRDKFWQARRI; from the coding sequence ATGCGGCTGTGGTTATTGTTAGTGGCAACGCTGGTGCTGGTGGGCTGTAGTCACCGTAGCGCACCGCCCCCAAACGCGCGACTCTCTGACTCCATCATGGTAATTGCGCAACTTAACGATCAGCTTAACAACTGGCGCGGTACGCCGTATCGCTACGGTGGCATGAGCCGCAGCGGCGTTGACTGCTCCGGTTTTGTGGCGTTGACCTTCAGTAGCCGCTTTGCGCTGGATTTGCCGCGTGAGACGCGCAGCCAGGCCGAGGTGGGCACCCGTATTGCTAAAGAAGAGTTGTTGCCAGGTGATTTGGTGTTCTTCAAAACTGGCGGCGGCGAAAACGGCCTGCATGTGGGTATTTATGATACCGATAATCAGTTTATCCATGCTTCCACCAGCCGTGGCGTAATGCGCTCCTCGCTCAACAATGTCTACTGGCGCGATAAATTCTGGCAGGCACGCCGTATCTGA
- the ihfA gene encoding integration host factor subunit alpha, with translation MALTKAEMSEYLFDKLGLSKRDAKELVELFFEEIRRALENGEQVKLSGFGNFDLRDKNQRPGRNPKTGEDIPITARRVVTFRPGQKLKSRVENATPKNN, from the coding sequence ATGGCGCTTACAAAAGCAGAAATGTCAGAGTACCTGTTTGATAAGCTTGGGCTTAGCAAGCGGGACGCCAAAGAGCTAGTTGAGCTGTTTTTTGAAGAGATCCGTCGCGCTCTGGAAAACGGCGAGCAGGTAAAGCTTTCTGGCTTTGGTAATTTTGACTTGCGCGATAAAAACCAACGTCCCGGGCGTAACCCGAAGACCGGCGAAGATATTCCCATCACGGCGCGCCGTGTGGTGACCTTCCGTCCAGGTCAAAAGCTCAAAAGCCGGGTTGAAAACGCAACACCAAAAAACAACTGA